From the genome of Geminicoccaceae bacterium:
GTGGTGATCGGGCTTCTGGAAGCTCGCCTTGGCCCGGAGCCGGCCTGCCCGCATTGCCGGGCGGAAGGTTCGCGGCCGTGGGGCAGGAGTCACGGGTTGCGGCGTTTTCGGTGTGCGACCTGCGGCCGGACGTTCAACGCGCTGACCGGCACACCGCTGGCGCGCCTGCGCAGGAAGGCGCAATGGTTGAGCTTCACCGCCTGTCTTTCCCGAAGTGACACTGTTCGCAAGGCAGCGAAGATCTGCCGGGTGGCGGTGGCGACGAGCTTTCGCTGGCGGCATCGCTTTCTTCGGGCGGGAGTGGCCGATGCCGAGGCGCTTTCGGGTATCGTCGAAGCCGACGAGACCTTCTTCCGGCGTTCGTTCAAGGGGTCGCGGGGGCCTGTCAGGACTTTCGTGTACGGGCCATGATGATGGAAAGAGAGGAACCATCACATGCCTGCACGCAAGAAGCCTGTTTTGTCGGATGAACTCGTCGACCAGTTGATGGCCGGCCGTGACCCGTCGACGATGTTCGACAAGGGTGGGTTATTGGATGATCTCAAGCGCTCGATCGCCGAGCGGGTTTTGAATGCCGAGATGGACCATCACCTAGCCGCTGAGGTGGCGGATGGTGGCAGCAATAGCC
Proteins encoded in this window:
- a CDS encoding IS1 family transposase, which translates into the protein MRNEEFELLLSMVARLDVEQKQRLEAALAGGGDEAVVIGLLEARLGPEPACPHCRAEGSRPWGRSHGLRRFRCATCGRTFNALTGTPLARLRRKAQWLSFTACLSRSDTVRKAAKICRVAVATSFRWRHRFLRAGVADAEALSGIVEADETFFRRSFKGSRGPVRTFVYGP